From one Macaca nemestrina isolate mMacNem1 chromosome 3, mMacNem.hap1, whole genome shotgun sequence genomic stretch:
- the LOC105477250 gene encoding cyclin-I isoform X2: MKFPGPLENQRLSFLLEKAITREAQMWKVNVRKMPSNQNVSPSQRDEVIQWLAKLKYQFNLYPETFALASSLLDRFLATVKFHAIAVSTRPQLLFSLPKLSPSQHLAVLTKQLLHCMACNQLLQFRGSMLALAMVSLEMEKLIPNWLSLTIELLQKAQMDSSQLIHCRELVAHHLSTLQSSLPLNSVYVYRPLKHTLVTCDKGVFRLHPSSVPGPDFSKDNSKPEVPVRGTAAFYHHLPAASGCKQTSAKRKVEEMEVDDFYDGIKRLYNEDNVSENVGSVCGTDLSRQEGHASPCPPLQPVSVM; this comes from the exons ATGAAGTTTCCAGGGCCTTTGGAAAACCAGAGATTGTCTTTCCTGTTGGAAAAGGCAATCACTAGGGAAGCGCAGATGTGGAAAGTGAATGTGCGGAAAATGCCTTCAAATCAG AATGTTTCTCCATCCCAGAGAGATGAAGTAATTCAATGGCTGGCCAAACTCAAGTACCAATTCAACCTTTACCCAGAAACATTTGCTCTGGCTAGCAGTCTTTTGGACAGGTTTTTAGCTACCGTAAAG TTCCATGCTATTGCGGTATCAACTAGGCCTCAGTTACTTTTCAGTTTGCCCAAATTGAGCCCATCTCAACATTTGGCAGTCCTTACCAAGCAACTACTTCACTGTATGGCCTGCAACCAACTTCTGCAATTCAGAGGATCCATGCTTGCTCTGGCCATGGTTAGTCTGGAAATGGAGAAACTTATTCCTAATTGGCTTTCTCTTACAATTGAACTGCTTCAGAAAGCACAG ATGGATAGCTCCCAGTTGATCCACTGTCGGGAGCTTGTGGCACATCACCTTTCTACTCTGCAGTCTTCCCTGCCTCTAAATTCCGTTTATGTCTACCGTCCCCTCAAGCACACCCTGGTGACCTGTGACAAAGGAGTGTTCAGATTACATCCCTCCTCTGTCCCAGGCCCAGACTTCTCCAAGGACAACAGCAAGCCAGAAGTGCCAGTCAGAGGTACAGCAGCCTTTTACCATCATCTCCCAGCTGCCAGTGGGTGCAAGCAGACCTCTGCTAAACGCAAAGTAGAGGAAATGGAAGTGGATGACTTCTATGATGGAATCAAACGGCTCTATAATGAAGATAATGTCTCAGAAAATGTGGGTTCTGTGTGTGGCactgatttatcaagacaagaGGGACATGCTTCCCCTTGTCCACCTTTGCAGCCTGTTTCTGTCATGTAG
- the LOC105477250 gene encoding cyclin-I isoform X1 — protein sequence MKFPGPLENQRLSFLLEKAITREAQMWKVNVRKMPSNQNVSPSQRDEVIQWLAKLKYQFNLYPETFALASSLLDRFLATVKAHPKYLSCIAISCFFLAAKTVEEDERIPVLKVLARDSFCGCSSSEILRMERIILDKLNWDLHTATPLDFLHIFHAIAVSTRPQLLFSLPKLSPSQHLAVLTKQLLHCMACNQLLQFRGSMLALAMVSLEMEKLIPNWLSLTIELLQKAQMDSSQLIHCRELVAHHLSTLQSSLPLNSVYVYRPLKHTLVTCDKGVFRLHPSSVPGPDFSKDNSKPEVPVRGTAAFYHHLPAASGCKQTSAKRKVEEMEVDDFYDGIKRLYNEDNVSENVGSVCGTDLSRQEGHASPCPPLQPVSVM from the exons ATGAAGTTTCCAGGGCCTTTGGAAAACCAGAGATTGTCTTTCCTGTTGGAAAAGGCAATCACTAGGGAAGCGCAGATGTGGAAAGTGAATGTGCGGAAAATGCCTTCAAATCAG AATGTTTCTCCATCCCAGAGAGATGAAGTAATTCAATGGCTGGCCAAACTCAAGTACCAATTCAACCTTTACCCAGAAACATTTGCTCTGGCTAGCAGTCTTTTGGACAGGTTTTTAGCTACCGTAAAG GCTCATCCGAAATACTTGAGTTGTATTGCAATCAGCTGTTTTTTCCTAGCTGCCAAGACTGTTGAGGAAGATGAG AGAATTCCAGTACTAAAGGTATTGGCAagagacagtttctgtggatGTTCCTCATCTGAAATTTTGAGAATGGAGAGAATTATTCTGGATAAGTTGAATTGGGATCTTCACACAGCCACACCATTGGATTTTCTTCATATT TTCCATGCTATTGCGGTATCAACTAGGCCTCAGTTACTTTTCAGTTTGCCCAAATTGAGCCCATCTCAACATTTGGCAGTCCTTACCAAGCAACTACTTCACTGTATGGCCTGCAACCAACTTCTGCAATTCAGAGGATCCATGCTTGCTCTGGCCATGGTTAGTCTGGAAATGGAGAAACTTATTCCTAATTGGCTTTCTCTTACAATTGAACTGCTTCAGAAAGCACAG ATGGATAGCTCCCAGTTGATCCACTGTCGGGAGCTTGTGGCACATCACCTTTCTACTCTGCAGTCTTCCCTGCCTCTAAATTCCGTTTATGTCTACCGTCCCCTCAAGCACACCCTGGTGACCTGTGACAAAGGAGTGTTCAGATTACATCCCTCCTCTGTCCCAGGCCCAGACTTCTCCAAGGACAACAGCAAGCCAGAAGTGCCAGTCAGAGGTACAGCAGCCTTTTACCATCATCTCCCAGCTGCCAGTGGGTGCAAGCAGACCTCTGCTAAACGCAAAGTAGAGGAAATGGAAGTGGATGACTTCTATGATGGAATCAAACGGCTCTATAATGAAGATAATGTCTCAGAAAATGTGGGTTCTGTGTGTGGCactgatttatcaagacaagaGGGACATGCTTCCCCTTGTCCACCTTTGCAGCCTGTTTCTGTCATGTAG
- the LOC105477250 gene encoding cyclin-I isoform X3 gives MKFPGPLENQRLSFLLEKAITREAQMWKVNVRKMPSNQNVSPSQRDEVIQWLAKLKYQFNLYPETFALASSLLDRFLATVKAHPKYLSCIAISCFFLAAKTVEEDERIPVLKVLARDSFCGCSSSEILRMERIILDKLNWDLHTATPLDFLHISLPSNYFTVWPATNFCNSEDPCLLWPWLVWKWRNLFLIGFLLQLNCFRKHRWIAPS, from the exons ATGAAGTTTCCAGGGCCTTTGGAAAACCAGAGATTGTCTTTCCTGTTGGAAAAGGCAATCACTAGGGAAGCGCAGATGTGGAAAGTGAATGTGCGGAAAATGCCTTCAAATCAG AATGTTTCTCCATCCCAGAGAGATGAAGTAATTCAATGGCTGGCCAAACTCAAGTACCAATTCAACCTTTACCCAGAAACATTTGCTCTGGCTAGCAGTCTTTTGGACAGGTTTTTAGCTACCGTAAAG GCTCATCCGAAATACTTGAGTTGTATTGCAATCAGCTGTTTTTTCCTAGCTGCCAAGACTGTTGAGGAAGATGAG AGAATTCCAGTACTAAAGGTATTGGCAagagacagtttctgtggatGTTCCTCATCTGAAATTTTGAGAATGGAGAGAATTATTCTGGATAAGTTGAATTGGGATCTTCACACAGCCACACCATTGGATTTTCTTCATATT TCCTTACCAAGCAACTACTTCACTGTATGGCCTGCAACCAACTTCTGCAATTCAGAGGATCCATGCTTGCTCTGGCCATGGTTAGTCTGGAAATGGAGAAACTTATTCCTAATTGGCTTTCTCTTACAATTGAACTGCTTCAGAAAGCACAG ATGGATAGCTCCCAGTTGA